One part of the Neisseria zalophi genome encodes these proteins:
- a CDS encoding O-antigen ligase family protein, with protein MKIKSQTIYIFMVYAMLTAYMIGPMLSYLVGIPRIDNPLSMLFVLAALLIAFLENKRFMPKTGLALLSLALMSGWSAIHFFITPLEMSNYADLTFFLTIPAFFYLLHLILSRHADRVGFIRHLIIVFTLFICIPPLIELLTGFQFVSGDEILAVEAGIIKGLFFNPNNLGTTALCLSPTVLLFFNLQKTSLKDTLIGWLLFLLLGFIIIASASRTATVCYLALFFLALAYRNNSFTVLLSTGLVALGLYSIPTRWIQDFLLSLYGNPFLENISSRLYLFLFDLEQDNSVSYRKEIYNYFWENPPFLFTGYGPKNFNEYFGGHLSFELGFENPHSFLIELYLGFGIISLLAFAGYVITYIFTMATTHLTNKQRFFSLTCLAIFLIGGFIPSSILRLPFIWLPCFLSFIYATYALPVKHTVSRRQPYFQLKRL; from the coding sequence ATGAAAATAAAAAGCCAAACCATTTATATTTTTATGGTATATGCCATGCTTACCGCATATATGATCGGGCCGATGTTGTCTTATCTGGTAGGGATACCCCGTATTGATAATCCTTTATCGATGCTGTTTGTATTGGCTGCTTTGTTGATTGCTTTCTTAGAAAACAAACGTTTTATGCCCAAAACAGGATTGGCACTCTTAAGCTTGGCTTTAATGTCCGGCTGGTCTGCCATACATTTTTTTATCACCCCACTGGAAATGTCGAACTATGCAGATTTAACTTTCTTTTTAACCATCCCTGCCTTTTTCTATCTACTACATTTGATTCTTTCCCGCCATGCCGATAGAGTTGGTTTTATCCGCCATTTGATTATTGTATTTACACTGTTTATCTGTATACCGCCATTAATCGAACTTCTAACCGGCTTTCAATTTGTATCCGGAGACGAAATATTGGCTGTAGAAGCAGGTATTATTAAAGGTCTGTTCTTCAATCCCAATAATCTGGGCACCACCGCCCTGTGTTTGTCACCCACAGTATTATTATTTTTTAACCTACAAAAAACATCACTTAAAGATACCTTAATCGGCTGGCTACTCTTCTTATTATTGGGCTTTATTATTATTGCCAGTGCATCACGCACGGCTACCGTGTGTTACTTAGCACTCTTTTTCCTGGCTCTCGCATATCGGAACAATAGCTTCACAGTATTGTTATCCACCGGCTTGGTTGCTTTAGGCCTTTATTCCATACCTACCCGCTGGATACAGGATTTTTTATTGTCACTCTACGGCAATCCGTTTTTAGAAAATATTTCTTCGCGTTTATATCTGTTTCTATTCGATTTAGAGCAAGACAATTCCGTTTCTTACCGTAAAGAAATCTATAACTATTTCTGGGAAAATCCGCCTTTTTTATTCACAGGATACGGCCCTAAAAACTTTAACGAATATTTCGGTGGTCATTTAAGTTTCGAATTGGGCTTTGAGAATCCGCACAGCTTCCTTATCGAACTGTATTTAGGCTTCGGCATCATTTCCTTACTCGCATTTGCCGGCTATGTTATTACTTACATTTTTACAATGGCAACAACACATTTAACAAATAAACAACGCTTTTTCTCGCTGACTTGCTTGGCCATATTTTTAATCGGTGGATTTATTCCTTCTTCTATCTTGAGACTGCCGTTTATATGGCTCCCTTGTTTCTTGAGTTTTATTTATGCCACATATGCTTTGCCGGTCAAACATACAGTCTCGCGCAGACAACCTTATTTTCAACTAAAACGGTTATAA
- a CDS encoding glycosyltransferase family 4 protein gives MKIILSTSMSGLGGTEHASLRLGRLLNHYGHDVVLASSSGPLLQDALDLGIRWYDIDFYSGGKLGYLNATRKYMKMLSQEKPDIIHCQMARIVPACAIAAKIASPKTKVFYHARGLHAPTYPKIAKLFNKLNVYIIANCKHERDKLIRHGFPANRITYTYNALHKVDYVPEKTDKDYVMLGTLSRLDNIRAVHLMLDIFKILDDRHIPVRLQIAGTGENMESLKQQAQSLGIADKVTFLGGVRDLTTYFKETDILVNTPNCKGDDCAGVGNNVLEAGLYNTPVITYDMSGISEMVVDGKTGYCVELGNKERFAQCVEDLVNNPELRHQLGQALHDHVIRLCSDEEIYRTTMAAYNM, from the coding sequence ATGAAAATTATTTTAAGCACTTCAATGAGCGGATTAGGCGGAACCGAACATGCATCATTACGACTCGGCCGCCTCCTGAACCATTATGGACACGACGTTGTTTTAGCATCCTCTTCCGGGCCTTTATTGCAAGATGCACTGGATTTGGGTATCCGTTGGTATGACATTGATTTCTATTCTGGCGGGAAATTGGGCTATCTGAATGCCACACGCAAATACATGAAAATGCTGTCTCAAGAAAAGCCCGATATTATCCACTGTCAAATGGCACGGATTGTGCCGGCCTGCGCCATTGCAGCCAAAATCGCTTCGCCCAAAACCAAAGTTTTTTACCATGCCCGCGGCCTGCATGCGCCAACCTATCCGAAAATCGCCAAACTGTTTAATAAACTGAATGTTTATATTATCGCCAACTGCAAACACGAACGCGATAAGCTTATCCGCCACGGCTTTCCGGCTAATCGAATCACTTATACTTATAACGCTCTGCATAAAGTAGATTATGTACCGGAAAAAACCGATAAAGATTATGTGATGTTGGGCACATTATCACGCCTCGACAATATACGGGCCGTACATTTAATGTTGGATATTTTCAAGATTTTGGATGACCGCCATATTCCCGTACGCCTGCAAATCGCCGGCACGGGTGAGAATATGGAGAGCCTAAAACAACAGGCACAATCGTTAGGTATTGCCGATAAGGTTACCTTTCTCGGCGGGGTTCGCGATTTAACAACTTATTTTAAAGAAACCGATATTCTGGTTAATACACCTAATTGCAAAGGCGATGACTGTGCCGGTGTCGGTAATAATGTTTTGGAGGCAGGTTTATACAACACACCGGTAATTACTTACGATATGTCCGGTATTTCAGAAATGGTTGTCGACGGCAAAACCGGCTATTGCGTTGAGCTTGGAAACAAGGAACGTTTTGCTCAATGTGTTGAAGACTTAGTCAATAATCCTGAATTACGCCATCAATTGGGGCAGGCACTTCATGACCATGTTATCCGTTTATGTTCAGACGAAGAAATCTATCGGACAACAATGGCAGCTTATAATATGTAA
- a CDS encoding formyltransferase family protein, translating to MTKILFMGRKKVSAALLEFLMHQADVEIVGVLTDSHLQGSPTAAAANRLGLPLYTFDTALQAMREGRLKYDLGVSVLYWRKLRDEFLTTPVRGTINFHPAILPEYKGTGGYNLAIMDKLSEWGISAHYIDDSIDTGDLIEVVRFPMNPDTETAQSLEQESMRVLEHFARRLIMQAIGSTEKLPTYPNIGGSYTSRAEMEAMKAIRPGDDVERKIRAFWFPPYDGAYIEIDGKKYTLINRQILEEVAPKDSTSLFAGQADA from the coding sequence ATGACCAAAATTCTTTTTATGGGCCGCAAAAAAGTATCAGCCGCATTATTAGAATTTCTAATGCACCAAGCCGATGTGGAAATTGTAGGGGTATTAACCGACAGCCATTTACAAGGCTCGCCTACAGCTGCAGCTGCCAACCGTCTCGGTCTGCCTTTATATACTTTTGATACCGCACTACAAGCCATGCGTGAAGGCCGTCTGAAATATGATTTAGGGGTATCCGTACTCTACTGGCGTAAGCTGCGTGATGAATTTCTAACCACGCCCGTGCGCGGTACGATTAATTTCCACCCCGCTATTCTGCCCGAATACAAAGGCACCGGCGGCTATAACCTAGCCATTATGGACAAGCTTTCCGAATGGGGTATTTCCGCACACTATATCGATGATTCTATCGACACCGGCGACTTAATCGAGGTCGTTCGTTTTCCAATGAATCCGGATACCGAAACCGCCCAATCGCTCGAGCAAGAATCTATGCGTGTTTTAGAGCATTTTGCCAGACGGTTGATTATGCAAGCTATTGGCAGCACTGAAAAATTACCGACTTACCCCAATATCGGCGGCAGTTATACCAGCCGTGCCGAAATGGAAGCCATGAAAGCCATCCGTCCCGGCGACGATGTAGAAAGAAAAATACGTGCATTTTGGTTTCCGCCATACGATGGTGCCTACATTGAAATCGACGGTAAAAAATATACCTTAATCAACCGTCAGATTTTGGAAGAAGTCGCCCCCAAAGATTCCACCAGCCTTTTTGCAGGACAAGCCGATGCTTAA
- a CDS encoding glycosyltransferase: MHVLIIPSWYPETPEDVDGIFFRQQAQALQRSGLKVGVTAPLFRSLRRTKSIVMGGYGIRHYVEENIPTYVYKSMYFFPRLPLDRTRWVNAGKKLFEHYVRDHGYPDIIHAHAMNFGGILAHAIHEQTGIPYVITEHSSTYARKLIRNWQWDAMHLSAQKCASRIAVSKHFCTLLEKIYRGLEWKYIPNILSAQASEVFDFSTKPQNSHFTFCSVAHLNFNKGFDILLPAFAKVLEKYPDIRLEIGGTGLAAPQLHELAKQLNIQNSMSFLGGLQYHEVLNLMRRSDAFVLASRNETFGMVFIEALSQGLPVIATRCGGPESIVTEENGLLVPTEDIDALAQAMINLYENRQNYHPESLRNDCINEFSEASIVNKITEEYKNVLSNQQN, translated from the coding sequence ATGCATGTTTTAATTATTCCCTCTTGGTATCCGGAAACGCCGGAAGATGTTGACGGTATTTTCTTCCGCCAACAGGCTCAGGCTTTGCAACGCTCCGGCCTGAAAGTAGGTGTGACCGCACCGCTGTTCCGCTCTTTACGAAGAACAAAATCAATTGTAATGGGGGGATACGGCATCCGCCATTATGTCGAAGAAAACATACCGACTTATGTCTACAAAAGCATGTATTTTTTCCCAAGGCTGCCGCTAGACCGTACCCGCTGGGTAAATGCCGGCAAAAAACTGTTTGAACACTACGTTCGTGATCATGGGTATCCGGATATTATTCACGCACATGCCATGAATTTCGGTGGTATTTTGGCGCACGCCATCCATGAGCAAACAGGTATTCCTTATGTTATTACCGAACACAGCTCCACTTACGCCAGAAAATTAATCCGCAATTGGCAATGGGATGCCATGCACTTGTCGGCACAAAAATGTGCTTCACGCATTGCTGTCAGCAAGCATTTCTGCACCTTGCTTGAAAAAATATACCGTGGTTTGGAATGGAAATATATTCCCAATATCTTATCCGCCCAAGCTTCGGAAGTATTTGATTTTTCTACCAAGCCACAAAACAGTCATTTTACCTTCTGCTCGGTCGCACATCTGAATTTTAATAAAGGCTTTGATATCTTATTGCCTGCTTTTGCCAAAGTATTGGAAAAATATCCCGACATACGGCTGGAAATCGGCGGTACCGGTTTGGCAGCACCCCAGCTGCATGAATTGGCCAAGCAATTGAATATACAAAATTCGATGAGTTTTTTAGGCGGCCTCCAATATCATGAAGTATTAAACCTGATGCGCCGTTCCGATGCTTTCGTATTGGCCAGTAGAAATGAAACCTTCGGGATGGTATTTATTGAAGCACTCTCGCAAGGGCTGCCGGTTATCGCCACACGCTGCGGCGGCCCCGAATCGATCGTGACGGAGGAAAACGGCTTACTGGTGCCTACCGAGGATATTGATGCACTGGCACAAGCCATGATTAATCTGTATGAAAACCGCCAAAACTATCACCCCGAATCATTGCGCAACGATTGTATCAATGAGTTTAGTGAAGCCAGTATTGTGAATAAAATTACTGAAGAATATAAAAACGTATTGTCCAATCAACAGAATTAA
- a CDS encoding HAD family hydrolase, translated as MKTTVKPSESILVLDLDDTLYAEHDYKLSGIHAVCREISSLYPEYREKDLISRINTDSSTWLEELCTICEFNESEKQSLLWLYRTHKPNLNGFMPSEKLKCILKQFTACVLLSDGRSLTQRQKLKALNLLDYFDDILISEAYRSEKPDSKRFLQVQQTYPGKNYIYIGDNIKKDFITPNRLGWLTIGIRPTSKNIHRHRADDFDEAHQPCVWIESINELPTLFLSE; from the coding sequence ATGAAGACCACCGTTAAGCCGTCTGAAAGTATTCTGGTTTTAGATTTGGATGATACGCTGTATGCCGAACATGACTATAAGCTATCGGGAATTCATGCGGTATGCCGGGAAATTTCATCACTTTACCCTGAATACCGTGAGAAAGATCTGATATCGCGTATCAACACAGACAGCAGTACTTGGCTGGAAGAGCTTTGCACTATTTGTGAATTTAACGAATCGGAAAAGCAATCACTTTTATGGCTTTATAGAACGCATAAACCGAACTTAAACGGTTTTATGCCGTCTGAGAAACTTAAGTGCATATTAAAACAATTTACTGCATGCGTCCTACTTTCAGACGGCCGCAGCCTGACACAAAGACAGAAACTCAAGGCTTTAAATTTATTAGATTATTTTGACGATATTTTGATTTCGGAAGCTTATCGTTCCGAAAAACCTGATAGCAAACGTTTTTTACAGGTACAACAAACCTATCCGGGCAAAAATTATATTTATATTGGCGATAATATTAAAAAAGACTTTATCACCCCTAACCGCCTAGGCTGGTTGACCATAGGCATCCGGCCGACATCAAAAAATATCCACCGGCACCGTGCGGATGATTTTGATGAAGCACACCAGCCCTGCGTATGGATAGAAAGTATTAACGAACTGCCGACACTTTTTTTGTCGGAGTAA
- a CDS encoding glycosyltransferase has translation MNITIVAPYCSLPPEPHFNRFWYLAELLSESHNVVLITSNFRHYDKSFRTSEQAAAASNDRLKVILLNESGYQKNVSVARLKSHHVFVKSLEQMLEHGDFGTPDIVYSAYPFIASNIVLGKHKQRLGYKLIIDVQDIWPESFSAVIPQLKKIPHRLLPFSSKADRAYRYADGLVAVSQTYLQRAQEANPKVPGEVVYIGADFDTLESVPIHTFHNQKIRFFYLGTLSFSYDMETVCKGITQLAGEGENVELHIMGGGPDLEKLQNYTHESIKFYGYLPYSEMMSVAKACHIAINPIHAHSSASITNKLSDYMALQKPILNSQVGKETDEVLSLLPHANYQSGNVESFVAAARNILKHKDDPIQNDEIIKRFKRDVSYRKIINLIEGLGV, from the coding sequence ATGAATATTACCATTGTCGCTCCTTATTGCTCGCTGCCGCCGGAACCGCACTTCAACCGTTTCTGGTATTTGGCCGAATTACTGTCCGAGTCACATAATGTGGTTCTTATCACCAGTAATTTCCGGCATTACGACAAATCATTTCGAACATCCGAGCAAGCGGCGGCTGCCTCAAACGACCGTTTAAAAGTAATATTACTTAATGAAAGCGGCTATCAGAAAAATGTGTCGGTTGCCCGACTGAAAAGCCATCATGTTTTTGTTAAATCATTGGAACAGATGCTGGAGCATGGTGATTTCGGTACACCCGATATCGTCTATTCTGCCTATCCTTTTATTGCTTCCAATATTGTATTGGGCAAGCATAAGCAGCGCTTGGGCTACAAACTTATTATTGATGTACAGGATATTTGGCCGGAATCATTTTCTGCCGTCATCCCCCAATTGAAAAAAATCCCACACCGCCTCTTACCCTTTTCTTCCAAAGCCGACCGGGCTTACCGCTATGCCGACGGCTTGGTCGCAGTATCCCAAACTTACTTACAACGGGCACAGGAAGCCAATCCTAAAGTACCCGGTGAAGTGGTTTATATCGGTGCCGATTTCGATACATTAGAAAGCGTACCCATACATACTTTTCATAATCAAAAAATACGTTTTTTCTATCTTGGCACGCTAAGCTTCAGTTATGACATGGAAACTGTATGCAAAGGTATTACCCAATTGGCCGGTGAAGGTGAAAATGTTGAGTTACATATTATGGGCGGCGGGCCCGATTTAGAAAAATTACAAAACTATACTCATGAATCAATAAAATTTTACGGTTACTTGCCTTATAGTGAAATGATGTCGGTCGCCAAAGCATGCCATATTGCCATCAACCCTATCCACGCACACTCTTCCGCCTCTATAACGAATAAATTATCCGATTATATGGCACTACAAAAGCCGATATTAAACAGTCAGGTAGGAAAAGAAACTGACGAAGTGCTCTCGCTACTTCCTCACGCAAATTATCAATCCGGTAATGTGGAGAGTTTCGTTGCTGCTGCCCGCAATATCTTAAAGCATAAAGATGATCCCATTCAAAATGATGAAATTATCAAACGCTTTAAACGAGATGTTTCCTATCGAAAAATCATCAATCTGATAGAGGGGTTAGGTGTATGA
- a CDS encoding DegT/DnrJ/EryC1/StrS family aminotransferase, producing MLNTSLAPWPSFTQEEADAVSRVLLSNKVNYWTGTECREFEKEFAAFAGTQYAVALGNGTLALDVALKAMNIGAGDDVIVTSRTFLASASTIVTAGANPVFADVDLNSQNITAETIQAVLTPNTKAIIVVHLAGMPADMDGIMALAEQHKLWVIEDCAQAHGAKYKGRSVGSIGHIGAWSFCQDKIMTTGGEGGMVTTNDKELWSKMWSYKDHGKSYDAVYHRQHPPGFRWLHESFGTNWRMTEMQAVIGRIQLKRMPEWTKLRREHAAQLEATLKPFNSIRLIEVSDDIEHAQYKFYAFVRPENLKEGWSRDRIVETLTERKVPCYQGSCSEVYLEKAFENTPWRPAKRLKNAVELGETSLMFLVHPTITAEQMDFCRRNIDEVLREATR from the coding sequence ATGCTTAATACTTCTCTCGCTCCCTGGCCAAGCTTCACCCAAGAAGAAGCCGATGCCGTATCCCGTGTTTTACTGTCTAATAAGGTTAACTATTGGACAGGAACGGAGTGCCGTGAATTTGAAAAAGAGTTTGCCGCATTTGCCGGTACACAATATGCCGTTGCGCTCGGCAATGGCACTTTAGCCCTAGATGTTGCCCTTAAAGCCATGAATATCGGCGCGGGTGATGATGTGATTGTGACATCACGCACTTTCTTGGCCTCGGCATCAACCATTGTCACCGCAGGTGCCAATCCGGTGTTTGCCGATGTGGATTTAAACAGCCAAAACATCACTGCCGAAACCATTCAAGCCGTTCTCACGCCCAATACCAAAGCCATTATCGTGGTACATCTGGCCGGTATGCCCGCCGATATGGACGGGATTATGGCATTGGCCGAACAGCACAAACTATGGGTGATTGAAGATTGTGCCCAAGCACACGGTGCCAAATATAAAGGCCGCTCCGTCGGCTCTATCGGCCATATCGGTGCATGGTCGTTCTGCCAAGACAAAATCATGACCACCGGCGGCGAAGGCGGCATGGTCACCACCAACGATAAAGAATTGTGGTCGAAAATGTGGTCGTATAAAGACCACGGTAAAAGCTACGATGCGGTTTACCACCGCCAACATCCGCCGGGCTTCCGCTGGCTGCACGAAAGCTTCGGTACCAACTGGCGCATGACCGAAATGCAGGCGGTTATCGGACGTATCCAACTCAAACGCATGCCGGAATGGACGAAACTGCGCAGAGAGCATGCCGCGCAACTTGAAGCTACTTTAAAACCGTTCAACAGTATCCGCCTCATCGAAGTATCCGATGATATCGAACACGCCCAATACAAATTCTATGCGTTTGTCCGACCTGAAAACCTGAAAGAAGGTTGGAGCCGCGACCGTATTGTCGAAACATTAACCGAACGTAAAGTCCCCTGCTATCAGGGTAGCTGTTCGGAAGTTTATTTGGAAAAGGCTTTCGAAAATACACCTTGGCGGCCGGCGAAACGTTTAAAAAATGCCGTAGAACTGGGCGAAACTTCATTGATGTTCTTGGTTCACCCCACCATTACGGCAGAACAAATGGATTTCTGCCGCCGTAATATTGATGAAGTTTTAAGGGAAGCAACAAGGTAA
- a CDS encoding sugar transferase, with the protein MNKLLKRLLDIVASALGLIILSPILLILIYLIRKNLGSPVFFTQTRPGQDGKPFKMIKFRSMRDAVDANGNPLPDSERLTDFGKKLRATSLDELPELWNVLKGDMSLVGPRPLLMQYLPLYNEFQYRRHEMKPGITGWAQVNGRNALSWDDKFKYDVWYIDNYSFMLDIKILFLTIKKVFVREGISAEGEATMPYFTGNHDHEKK; encoded by the coding sequence ATGAATAAGCTCTTGAAACGCCTTTTGGATATTGTCGCTTCGGCACTCGGTTTGATTATCTTATCACCGATATTGCTGATACTCATCTATTTAATCCGCAAAAATCTCGGCTCCCCTGTTTTCTTTACCCAAACGCGTCCGGGCCAAGATGGCAAGCCGTTTAAGATGATTAAGTTTCGCTCTATGCGTGATGCGGTTGATGCAAACGGCAATCCTTTACCCGACAGCGAACGGCTGACCGATTTCGGTAAAAAACTCCGTGCCACCAGTCTCGACGAACTGCCTGAGTTATGGAATGTTTTAAAAGGCGATATGAGCTTGGTCGGCCCGCGCCCGCTGTTGATGCAGTATCTGCCGCTCTATAATGAATTCCAATACCGACGCCATGAAATGAAACCGGGAATTACCGGTTGGGCCCAAGTCAACGGACGCAACGCTCTTTCATGGGATGATAAATTCAAATACGATGTTTGGTATATCGATAATTACAGCTTTATGCTGGATATAAAAATCTTATTTTTAACCATTAAAAAGGTATTCGTGCGGGAAGGTATTTCCGCAGAGGGAGAAGCAACGATGCCTTATTTCACGGGAAACCACGATCATGAAAAAAAATAA
- a CDS encoding lipopolysaccharide biosynthesis protein, which produces MNTRKIFGYALGPLGSAAIGIISLPLISWYFPAEDIGRIVMLQTVAALTLNLTGLGLDQAYIREYHAATDKAALFRAIVLPPVILTALLCLAIALIRLSWPSEQVLEISNNTLGLLCLIFFSGSLLTRYFALILRMEEKAFAFSFSQLAPKVLILIFVLMSVAIGFPTHTLTLVSAYTLAQVLTVVILVLQTRSELKAAASVSLSTPLLKESLHYGLPLALGGLAYWGFTSVDRFLLKELSGLSELGVYSMAVSFGAIALIFQNIFSVIWAPMVFKWVKEKTNLDKIGSITESMTDLIAALICIVGLFSPLVNWILPEKYAPVQFILLSSMLFPLLYTLTEVTGIGINVSKKTWLITVFSLTALLCNLGLLYALVPIAGARGAAISTAISFWLFSILKSEASIRLWQPLPRIKLYGSTFLCLAVCLLYTYYGTSQNYYFFAVLWLAALILLLFKNRNALNNLAVQIKGRLKHRSGRQPE; this is translated from the coding sequence ATGAATACACGCAAAATTTTCGGCTACGCACTCGGTCCCTTAGGGAGTGCTGCCATCGGTATTATCTCTCTGCCACTGATTTCTTGGTATTTCCCTGCCGAAGATATCGGGCGGATTGTAATGCTGCAAACCGTAGCCGCCCTCACCCTAAATCTAACCGGTTTGGGCTTGGATCAGGCATATATCCGTGAGTATCATGCCGCAACCGATAAAGCTGCATTGTTTCGAGCTATTGTATTGCCGCCTGTAATACTCACTGCCCTTCTTTGCCTAGCCATTGCGCTTATCCGTCTTTCATGGCCGTCTGAACAAGTACTGGAAATCAGCAACAATACACTCGGCTTGTTGTGCCTGATTTTCTTTAGCGGCTCGCTGCTCACACGTTATTTCGCCTTGATTTTAAGGATGGAAGAAAAGGCTTTTGCGTTCTCATTCAGCCAACTTGCCCCCAAAGTATTGATTTTGATTTTTGTCTTAATGAGTGTTGCCATAGGCTTTCCCACCCATACGTTGACACTCGTTTCCGCCTATACTTTGGCACAGGTTCTAACCGTTGTGATTTTGGTATTGCAAACTCGGAGTGAACTAAAAGCAGCAGCTTCAGTATCTCTTTCCACACCGCTACTGAAAGAAAGCCTACATTACGGACTGCCCTTGGCATTAGGCGGTTTGGCTTATTGGGGCTTTACCTCGGTAGATCGTTTTCTTTTAAAAGAATTGTCCGGCCTTTCCGAATTGGGTGTGTATTCCATGGCTGTCAGTTTCGGTGCCATTGCGCTTATTTTCCAAAATATTTTTTCGGTTATTTGGGCACCGATGGTGTTTAAATGGGTCAAAGAAAAAACCAACTTAGATAAAATAGGCAGCATCACCGAATCGATGACCGATTTAATTGCCGCATTAATCTGCATTGTCGGCCTTTTTTCACCATTGGTTAATTGGATACTGCCCGAAAAATATGCACCGGTTCAGTTTATCCTGCTATCAAGCATGCTGTTTCCGCTACTGTATACGCTCACGGAAGTTACCGGCATCGGTATTAATGTCAGCAAAAAAACCTGGTTGATTACTGTTTTTTCCCTTACTGCGCTGCTGTGTAATCTAGGCTTGCTATACGCGTTGGTACCCATAGCCGGTGCCCGAGGTGCCGCCATATCCACTGCTATATCTTTTTGGCTGTTTTCTATATTAAAATCAGAAGCATCCATACGTTTATGGCAACCGCTTCCAAGGATAAAACTCTACGGCAGTACCTTTTTATGCCTTGCTGTATGCTTGCTCTATACCTATTACGGCACCAGCCAAAATTACTACTTTTTCGCTGTATTGTGGTTGGCAGCATTAATCCTATTACTGTTTAAAAACCGTAATGCATTAAATAATTTAGCCGTACAGATAAAAGGCCGTCTGAAACACCGTTCCGGCCGACAACCTGAATAA
- a CDS encoding ATP-grasp domain-containing protein — translation MKKNNILILSAGRRVELIQDFKTEAAQLSDDIKIFTTDLNPRLSSACHIADAAFSVPPISDDGYIDYIFELAVAQNVGMIIPTIDTELQKLANARVRFEEAGIHIVISDPVLVTICRDKRLTAKLFDRYGIEAPEIYDRKNLSFPCFAKPYDGSRSIGTKYIHSAEDLSYELLKDPKIIFCRYINIKDEFTEFTVDLYYDRSSRLKCAVPRERLEVRSGEVSKGATRRNNLYQLMIEKLSVLEGARGCITAQFFCKGDTIYGIEINPRFGGGFPLTYASGGNYLGWLIQEYFYNRDIAFFDQWENNLIMLRYDAKVLVHEDHR, via the coding sequence ATGAAAAAAAATAATATTCTTATTTTATCTGCCGGACGCAGAGTGGAGTTGATACAAGACTTCAAAACTGAAGCCGCGCAATTGTCGGATGACATTAAAATTTTCACTACTGACTTAAACCCACGTCTTTCATCTGCATGCCACATAGCAGATGCAGCCTTTAGCGTCCCACCGATAAGTGACGACGGTTATATAGACTATATTTTCGAGCTGGCTGTGGCACAAAATGTCGGCATGATCATACCCACTATTGATACGGAATTACAGAAACTTGCCAATGCACGTGTGCGCTTTGAAGAGGCGGGCATCCATATTGTGATTTCCGATCCTGTTCTGGTAACTATCTGTCGTGATAAACGTCTGACGGCCAAATTATTTGACCGTTACGGTATTGAAGCCCCCGAAATATATGATCGTAAAAACCTTTCTTTCCCTTGCTTTGCCAAACCCTACGACGGCAGCCGCAGTATCGGTACAAAATATATCCATTCAGCCGAAGATTTATCTTATGAATTGTTAAAAGACCCAAAAATTATTTTCTGCCGCTATATCAATATTAAAGATGAATTTACCGAATTTACTGTTGATTTGTATTACGACCGTTCAAGCCGTCTGAAATGCGCGGTTCCTCGTGAACGCCTTGAAGTACGTAGTGGAGAAGTCAGCAAAGGTGCGACACGCCGCAATAATCTATATCAATTGATGATTGAGAAACTTTCTGTATTAGAAGGCGCACGCGGCTGTATTACTGCCCAGTTTTTTTGTAAAGGCGATACCATTTACGGCATTGAAATCAATCCCCGATTCGGTGGCGGCTTTCCGCTCACCTATGCTTCCGGCGGCAATTATCTGGGCTGGCTGATACAAGAATATTTTTATAACCGCGACATTGCTTTTTTCGACCAATGGGAAAACAACTTAATTATGTTGCGTTACGATGCGAAAGTGTTGGTGCATGAAGACCACCGTTAA